The proteins below come from a single Bremerella sp. JC817 genomic window:
- a CDS encoding DUF1559 domain-containing protein — translation MKCRRSLSGFTLVELLVVIAIIGVLVALLLPAVQSAREAARRAQCTNQMRQLGLAIHNHHDSHKFFPTAGRGWDYLPTFNVNHDQVDGSPLVGAQQEAGWQYQILPYLEQMNVYQGDNYGTAEERGHRIAEAVIQTYYCPSRRAAAPTPQSYRQSKYKNVAMTVPSGTHEIGKSDYTACCRDSRPRELNTTMPSQFSDDSTSLYNVGFNDISNGYGWAKRTEYWSGGKTGTLTFSGISDGSSTTLFIGEKRMQVGYIGQNPGNDDNGWVSGWDNDSVALAGRLPGPDAPNVPYTDAFGSAHPSGFNALFGDGSVRQIPYGVDVVVLVRMSHVADGRSYKDP, via the coding sequence ATGAAATGTAGAAGGTCTCTGAGCGGATTCACGCTCGTCGAACTCCTGGTGGTGATCGCCATTATCGGTGTATTGGTCGCCCTGTTACTTCCGGCCGTCCAATCGGCCCGAGAGGCAGCACGTCGAGCGCAATGTACCAACCAGATGCGGCAGCTTGGGTTGGCCATTCACAACCACCACGACTCTCATAAGTTCTTTCCAACCGCAGGCCGAGGATGGGACTATTTGCCCACGTTCAACGTCAATCACGACCAGGTCGACGGCAGTCCATTGGTAGGTGCCCAGCAGGAAGCGGGATGGCAGTATCAGATCTTGCCCTACCTGGAACAGATGAACGTTTATCAGGGGGATAATTACGGCACGGCCGAAGAACGAGGCCATCGCATCGCTGAAGCGGTGATTCAAACCTATTACTGCCCCAGCCGCCGGGCCGCCGCGCCGACGCCCCAGTCGTATCGCCAAAGCAAGTACAAAAACGTCGCCATGACGGTCCCTTCCGGCACGCACGAGATCGGTAAGTCGGACTATACCGCATGCTGCCGAGACTCGCGTCCGCGAGAGCTGAACACCACCATGCCGAGCCAGTTCTCGGACGACTCGACTTCGCTCTACAACGTCGGCTTTAACGATATCAGCAACGGCTACGGCTGGGCGAAACGGACTGAGTATTGGAGTGGCGGTAAGACTGGCACGTTGACTTTCAGCGGCATTTCCGACGGTTCGTCGACGACTCTCTTCATTGGCGAGAAGCGGATGCAGGTCGGCTATATCGGCCAGAATCCTGGCAACGACGACAACGGCTGGGTGAGTGGCTGGGACAACGACTCGGTCGCGTTGGCCGGACGATTGCCAGGGCCAGATGCCCCAAATGTTCCTTACACCGACGCGTTCGGTTCGGCCCATCCCAGCGGATTCAATGCCTTGTTCGGGGATGGAAGTGTTCGACAGATTCCGTACGGTGTCGACGTTGTGGTGCTGGTTCGCATGTCCCACGTCGCTGACGGCCGTTCGTACAAAGACCCGTAA
- a CDS encoding carboxypeptidase-like regulatory domain-containing protein has translation MKQKYCILSMALIALAGLIFSGCGSGGNQVTVSGQVVENGQPIPVPNYEEGVNNVALVFVPLDESGEMKDEAAHGANASEDGKFTVTGNMGNGIPPGKYRVAVRMTSMSKDGMASDDAWKGKYGPTSSPFVFDISSSTKDLKIDLAEAPKS, from the coding sequence GTGAAACAAAAGTATTGCATTCTAAGCATGGCGTTGATCGCCCTGGCAGGACTTATCTTCAGCGGCTGTGGCAGCGGTGGAAACCAGGTAACGGTATCGGGACAGGTCGTCGAGAACGGCCAACCAATCCCAGTCCCGAATTACGAAGAAGGAGTGAACAACGTCGCGCTGGTCTTTGTGCCACTCGATGAATCGGGCGAGATGAAAGACGAAGCAGCCCATGGTGCGAACGCTTCGGAAGATGGCAAGTTCACCGTTACCGGCAACATGGGGAACGGCATTCCACCAGGAAAGTACCGCGTGGCAGTGCGTATGACCAGTATGTCCAAAGATGGCATGGCCAGCGACGATGCCTGGAAAGGGAAGTATGGTCCGACTTCGTCCCCGTTTGTGTTTGACATTAGCTCCAGCACGAAAGACCTGAAAATCGATCTCGCCGAGGCTCCCAAGTCGTGA
- a CDS encoding DUF1559 domain-containing protein, producing the protein MKNYRGFTLVELLVVIAIIGVLVALLLPAVQSAREAARRTQCANHMRQIGLAIHNHHDTHQHFPAGGRGWQHFPTFNVDWGQTGGSPEVGVKQEAGWMYQILPYLDQMNVYLGDNHGTVEERGIRIYGAVIPTFYCPSRRAAAATPRNITPSLYRSVDVGAPSGMYEVGKNDYTACCASDRPHELKNILPSKYPDDNALNNAGFRSISNGYGFIKRTEYWHPDGPRNTGLLTFSGIPDGSSTTLFVGEKRMAVSTIGQNPGNDNEGYACGWDQDTIGRADMLSGPDLPSIVSTVAYGSAHPGGYNALFGDGSVINLAYGIDVEVQSRMGHIADGRSFKMP; encoded by the coding sequence ATGAAAAACTATCGAGGTTTCACCCTGGTCGAGCTGTTGGTGGTGATCGCCATCATCGGGGTGTTGGTCGCGTTGTTATTGCCGGCGGTGCAATCTGCCCGAGAAGCGGCACGACGAACGCAGTGTGCCAACCATATGCGTCAGATCGGCCTGGCAATCCACAATCATCACGACACACACCAGCACTTTCCAGCAGGTGGACGTGGGTGGCAACACTTTCCGACCTTCAATGTCGATTGGGGACAGACCGGAGGAAGTCCTGAGGTGGGCGTCAAGCAGGAGGCAGGTTGGATGTACCAGATTCTGCCTTACCTGGATCAGATGAATGTCTACCTGGGCGACAATCACGGGACCGTTGAAGAACGAGGCATTCGGATTTATGGCGCCGTGATTCCAACCTTTTACTGCCCCAGTCGCCGAGCCGCCGCGGCCACCCCACGTAACATAACCCCCAGCCTTTACCGCAGTGTCGACGTGGGGGCGCCTTCCGGCATGTATGAAGTTGGCAAGAACGATTACACCGCCTGCTGTGCTTCCGACCGACCGCACGAACTGAAGAACATCTTGCCGAGCAAATACCCGGACGACAACGCCCTGAACAATGCCGGTTTTCGCTCGATCTCTAATGGGTATGGCTTCATCAAGCGTACCGAGTACTGGCATCCCGATGGTCCTCGAAACACTGGCCTGTTGACTTTCTCGGGGATCCCCGACGGCTCGTCGACGACGCTGTTCGTGGGGGAGAAACGGATGGCGGTTTCGACGATCGGCCAAAATCCTGGGAATGATAACGAAGGGTATGCTTGCGGCTGGGACCAGGACACCATCGGCCGCGCCGACATGCTTAGCGGTCCCGACCTTCCGTCCATCGTTTCGACGGTGGCCTACGGCTCGGCGCACCCAGGGGGGTACAACGCATTGTTTGGTGACGGCAGTGTGATCAATCTGGCGTATGGCATCGATGTCGAAGTCCAGTCCCGCATGGGACACATCGCCGATGGCCGGTCATTCAAGATGCCGTAA
- a CDS encoding DUF456 domain-containing protein, which produces MVYVAATLLLLANMTAWVSTLITLPGNWILLLFTFLYAFFLPAEYYPRVSWTVVIVMAVLAILGEVLEFLAGAAGAAKQGGSRWGIVLSLVGAFVGSLTGAIMLSFVPVIGTMIGALLGGALGAFGGAWAGEHNTAKTHEERWAIGKGAFVGRIMGTVGKLAVGIIMLVLVTLDSFFDLSARPIVTEAVSMLSP; this is translated from the coding sequence ATGGTTTATGTTGCCGCTACCTTATTGCTGTTGGCCAATATGACGGCCTGGGTATCGACCCTGATTACTCTGCCAGGCAACTGGATCTTGTTGCTGTTTACCTTTCTCTACGCCTTCTTTCTGCCGGCCGAATATTACCCGCGTGTCAGTTGGACCGTGGTGATCGTGATGGCCGTGTTGGCGATCCTTGGCGAAGTGCTCGAGTTCCTGGCAGGTGCCGCCGGAGCTGCCAAGCAAGGGGGAAGTCGCTGGGGGATCGTGCTTTCGCTCGTGGGTGCATTCGTCGGAAGTTTGACCGGCGCGATCATGCTGAGCTTTGTCCCGGTCATCGGAACGATGATCGGCGCGCTACTGGGTGGCGCCTTAGGTGCATTCGGCGGTGCTTGGGCTGGGGAACACAACACCGCGAAGACACACGAAGAACGCTGGGCGATCGGCAAAGGAGCATTCGTCGGACGCATTATGGGAACGGTCGGCAAGTTGGCCGTTGGCATCATTATGCTGGTGCTGGTGACGCTGGACTCGTTCTTCGATCTCTCGGCCCGACCAATTGTGACCGAGGCCGTTTCGATGTTGTCGCCTTAG
- a CDS encoding DUF1697 domain-containing protein yields the protein MAKLSQYVAFMRGLNLGRRRLSMDQLRGYFEELGYDAVETYIASGNVIFQTAKKSDAKLASEIADHLQHSLGYEVDTFVRTAAEVRQIASAEIFPQQSEDGWSMHVSFLAKALAPKTVKALETIETDEDLFRVVGREIFWLRYGKMSDSEVWNLPEMKALKLPSSTMRNMNTVRKLSAKYLA from the coding sequence ATGGCAAAACTATCTCAATACGTTGCGTTCATGCGTGGGCTGAACCTGGGCCGACGCCGGCTTTCGATGGATCAGTTACGCGGTTACTTCGAAGAGCTGGGTTACGACGCGGTCGAGACCTACATCGCCAGTGGCAACGTGATCTTTCAGACGGCTAAGAAGAGCGACGCCAAACTGGCGAGCGAAATCGCTGATCATCTGCAGCACTCACTCGGGTATGAAGTCGACACCTTCGTCCGGACCGCAGCCGAAGTTCGCCAGATCGCTTCGGCCGAGATTTTTCCGCAGCAAAGCGAAGACGGCTGGAGCATGCACGTTTCGTTTCTAGCGAAAGCTTTGGCACCGAAGACAGTCAAAGCTTTGGAGACGATCGAGACGGATGAAGACCTCTTCCGTGTGGTTGGGCGCGAGATCTTCTGGCTACGCTATGGCAAGATGTCCGATTCCGAGGTGTGGAACCTGCCGGAGATGAAAGCCTTGAAACTGCCGAGCAGCACCATGCGGAATATGAACACGGTTCGCAAGCTGAGTGCTAAGTACCTGGCGTAG
- a CDS encoding DUF1559 domain-containing protein — protein MQRRGFTLVELLVVIAIIGVLIALLLPAVQQAREAARRMSCSNNLKQIGLALHNYHDTFNTFPPSSIAGAANTGAHGPTAWVSLLPFMEQGALFNQIKTTSNNFRMTFWLGSTGSGPLRAILKDISVDGYWCPSSPLPRFETAGPSGDTVSIQQTDYILIAGSDNHITTDHAATNSSYISDGGVFRNFVGTSFRDITDGTSNTFCIAEQSGFTTDGSNKTFDGRGHPVSGWYMGAKITARPNGTDGSWGADTRCWNITTVRQGIGTSIIGGNWAKADACNTPIQSAHPGGALVIVSDASIRFLPETLDVNVGKNLADRDDGNVVQLP, from the coding sequence ATGCAAAGAAGAGGTTTCACGCTGGTCGAGCTATTGGTGGTGATCGCCATCATTGGTGTGTTGATCGCCTTGCTGCTGCCGGCGGTCCAGCAAGCTCGTGAGGCGGCACGCCGAATGAGCTGCAGCAACAACCTGAAACAGATCGGGTTGGCTCTGCACAACTATCACGACACCTTCAACACGTTCCCACCTTCGTCGATCGCCGGCGCGGCCAACACAGGCGCGCATGGCCCGACCGCCTGGGTTTCGTTGTTGCCTTTCATGGAACAAGGTGCTCTGTTCAACCAGATAAAGACCACCTCGAACAACTTCCGCATGACCTTCTGGCTGGGGTCGACCGGATCGGGTCCGTTGCGGGCGATCTTGAAAGACATCTCGGTCGACGGTTACTGGTGCCCTTCCAGCCCGCTCCCTCGCTTTGAAACGGCTGGTCCTTCCGGCGATACCGTTTCAATCCAGCAGACCGATTACATCTTGATCGCTGGGAGCGACAACCATATCACCACCGATCATGCGGCAACGAACAGTAGCTACATCTCGGATGGTGGCGTGTTCCGTAACTTCGTGGGAACGTCGTTCCGCGACATCACCGACGGCACGTCGAACACGTTCTGCATCGCCGAACAATCAGGCTTCACCACCGACGGCAGCAACAAGACCTTTGATGGTCGCGGTCATCCCGTGAGTGGTTGGTACATGGGTGCCAAGATCACAGCTCGGCCGAATGGCACGGATGGATCGTGGGGCGCGGATACGCGTTGCTGGAACATCACGACGGTTCGACAGGGAATCGGCACGAGCATCATCGGTGGCAATTGGGCCAAGGCCGATGCCTGCAACACGCCGATTCAGTCGGCTCACCCAGGCGGTGCTTTGGTCATTGTGTCGGATGCCTCGATTCGCTTTCTGCCTGAAACGCTGGACGTGAATGTTGGCAAGAACCTGGCCGATCGCGACGACGGCAACGTAGTCCAACTGCCGTAA
- a CDS encoding amidohydrolase: MAPQLILHHGKITTLDPSQPEVTAVAISDGKVSALGSDPEILPLADSQTKVIDLNQRRVIPGLNDSHLHVIRAGLYYNLELRWDGVPTVAQALEQLRVQAENTPPPQWVRIIGGWNEFQFAEGRMPTLDEINQAAPDTPVLVLHLYDSAMLNKAALRALGFDKTTPNPPGGLIARDRQGNPTGLLIAEPSALILYSTIANAPKLSYEDQLNSTRQYMRELNRFGVTSASDAGGGGQNYPDDYAVVRKLDDDGHLTLRIAYSLFAQKPGEELNDYRRWLGMTRPGAGSDLLKVNGAGENLVWSAADFENFLQPRPDLRPTMEHELEAVVRTLAESNWPWRIHATYDESIGRFLDIFERVHRDTPIDQLRWFIDHAETVSDQNLERIAAMGGGIAIQHRMAYQGEYYIRRYGTESVKRKPPLRKMLQMGLPVGAGTDGTRVASYHPWTCLWWMVTSKTVGGTVMHDESDRLSREEALRLYTAGSAWFSHDDDKKGTLSVGHYGDLAVLSDDYFSVEENAIRGLESVLTVVGGKVVYGNEEFRSLAPALPAVSPDWSPVARFGGYDNSQPAPPQHQHQPIMAADGRVWSSGCGCGI, from the coding sequence ATGGCCCCGCAACTGATTCTTCATCACGGTAAGATCACGACGCTCGATCCATCTCAGCCGGAAGTGACCGCCGTGGCGATCTCCGACGGTAAAGTCTCAGCGTTGGGAAGCGATCCAGAGATCCTCCCACTGGCAGACTCTCAGACCAAAGTCATCGACCTGAATCAGCGACGAGTCATTCCCGGTCTGAACGACTCGCACTTGCACGTCATTCGCGCCGGCTTGTATTACAACCTGGAACTTCGCTGGGACGGCGTGCCAACCGTTGCCCAGGCCCTCGAACAACTTCGAGTCCAAGCCGAGAACACGCCGCCGCCTCAATGGGTTCGCATCATCGGTGGATGGAACGAATTTCAATTCGCCGAAGGTCGCATGCCGACCCTCGACGAGATCAACCAGGCCGCCCCTGATACTCCGGTGTTGGTGCTGCACCTTTACGATTCGGCCATGCTCAACAAGGCGGCCCTGCGAGCACTTGGCTTCGACAAAACCACGCCGAATCCACCCGGCGGCTTGATCGCTCGCGACCGTCAAGGCAATCCGACCGGGCTGCTGATTGCCGAGCCGAGCGCGTTGATTCTTTACTCGACGATCGCCAACGCCCCAAAGCTCTCGTACGAAGACCAATTGAATTCTACTCGGCAGTACATGCGCGAGCTCAATCGGTTCGGCGTGACCAGTGCTTCCGACGCAGGCGGTGGCGGGCAGAACTATCCCGATGATTACGCCGTGGTCAGAAAGCTGGATGACGATGGGCATCTGACGCTGCGGATTGCGTATAGCCTGTTTGCCCAGAAACCGGGAGAAGAACTGAACGACTATCGTCGCTGGCTGGGTATGACTCGCCCAGGTGCCGGCAGCGACTTGCTGAAGGTCAACGGCGCCGGCGAGAACCTTGTTTGGAGTGCCGCTGACTTCGAGAACTTCCTCCAGCCGCGTCCTGATCTTCGCCCGACGATGGAACACGAACTGGAAGCGGTCGTTCGTACGCTGGCCGAATCGAATTGGCCTTGGCGAATCCATGCGACCTACGACGAATCGATCGGACGCTTTCTCGACATCTTTGAACGTGTCCATCGCGACACTCCGATCGATCAGTTGCGTTGGTTCATCGATCATGCCGAAACGGTTTCCGATCAGAACCTCGAACGCATCGCGGCCATGGGAGGCGGGATCGCCATCCAGCACCGGATGGCGTACCAAGGCGAGTACTACATTCGCCGCTACGGGACCGAGTCGGTGAAACGAAAGCCGCCGCTTCGCAAGATGTTACAGATGGGGCTGCCAGTCGGCGCAGGGACCGACGGAACTCGTGTGGCGAGTTACCATCCATGGACATGCTTGTGGTGGATGGTGACCTCGAAAACGGTCGGCGGCACGGTCATGCATGACGAAAGTGATCGCCTGTCGCGTGAAGAAGCGTTGCGACTCTACACCGCGGGAAGTGCCTGGTTCAGTCATGACGACGACAAGAAGGGGACCTTGAGCGTTGGTCACTATGGCGACCTGGCCGTGCTGAGCGACGACTACTTTTCAGTCGAAGAGAACGCGATCCGCGGACTTGAAAGTGTGCTGACAGTTGTCGGCGGCAAAGTGGTCTATGGAAACGAAGAGTTCCGTTCTCTGGCTCCGGCCTTGCCAGCGGTCAGTCCCGATTGGTCGCCGGTGGCTCGCTTCGGCGGCTACGACAACTCGCAACCCGCACCGCCACAACATCAACACCAACCGATCATGGCGGCTGATGGCCGAGTCTGGTCGAGCGGTTGTGGCTGCGGCATCTAG
- a CDS encoding antibiotic biosynthesis monooxygenase, translating into MNRVHVAITHEARPGREADYETALREFARDSLHEPGTAGVLLLAPVPGSVGCEYGILRSFEDQASCDAFYRSQRFRDFHERTKSMVVEEATRRKIDGLEMFFRDPKKSPPRWKMAIITWLGVFPSVLFWGNVLPPVLVNLHSLIATAVTTMFVTVTLAWGVMPVLTRFFAPWLHPPVTHIGILDHGPATDSSSR; encoded by the coding sequence ATGAACCGCGTCCATGTTGCCATCACGCACGAAGCCCGTCCTGGTCGAGAAGCGGATTACGAAACCGCCCTCCGAGAGTTCGCTCGCGACTCGCTTCACGAACCAGGCACCGCAGGCGTCCTTCTGTTGGCGCCGGTCCCAGGCTCGGTTGGCTGTGAGTACGGTATCTTGCGTTCCTTTGAAGATCAGGCCTCTTGCGATGCGTTTTATCGCTCGCAGCGTTTTCGCGACTTTCACGAACGCACCAAATCGATGGTGGTGGAAGAAGCGACGCGTCGCAAGATCGACGGGCTCGAGATGTTCTTCCGTGATCCAAAGAAGAGTCCGCCGCGCTGGAAGATGGCCATCATTACCTGGCTGGGCGTCTTTCCCAGTGTGCTGTTCTGGGGCAACGTGCTCCCTCCAGTTCTCGTCAACCTCCACAGCCTGATCGCGACCGCGGTGACAACCATGTTTGTCACGGTCACGTTGGCTTGGGGTGTGATGCCGGTACTGACTCGTTTCTTTGCTCCCTGGCTGCATCCGCCAGTTACTCATATTGGGATATTGGACCATGGCCCCGCAACTGATTCTTCATCACGGTAA
- a CDS encoding hydrolase, protein MANILANTDGGLITADNSVLVFIDHQPQMSFGVSSGIDRQLLMNNVLMLAKGAKEFGVPTILTTVETESFSGPMWPQLLDIFPNQQPIERTGMNSWDTPAFREAIKATGKKNVILSGLWTEVCITWPTLNMLAEGYNIYVVEDASAGTSLAAHEAALSRMVQAGAVRMTSVATVLEFQRDWAHREHYDALMDIFREHGGAYGVGIEYAYTMVHKASPARKVLA, encoded by the coding sequence ATGGCGAACATTCTCGCAAACACCGACGGCGGACTGATCACGGCAGACAACAGCGTGTTGGTCTTCATCGACCACCAACCGCAGATGTCGTTTGGTGTCAGCAGCGGTATCGACCGTCAACTGCTGATGAACAATGTCTTGATGCTGGCCAAGGGTGCCAAAGAGTTTGGTGTCCCGACGATTCTGACGACGGTCGAAACCGAGTCGTTCAGTGGTCCGATGTGGCCGCAACTGCTCGACATCTTCCCGAACCAGCAGCCGATCGAACGCACCGGAATGAACTCGTGGGATACGCCTGCGTTCCGCGAAGCGATCAAGGCGACCGGCAAGAAGAACGTTATCCTCAGCGGATTGTGGACCGAGGTCTGCATTACCTGGCCGACGTTGAACATGCTGGCCGAAGGGTACAACATTTATGTGGTCGAAGACGCTTCGGCCGGAACTTCGCTGGCGGCTCACGAAGCGGCACTTTCCCGCATGGTTCAAGCAGGTGCCGTTCGCATGACCTCGGTCGCAACCGTTCTCGAGTTCCAACGTGACTGGGCCCACCGCGAACATTACGACGCCCTGATGGATATCTTCCGCGAACATGGCGGAGCATACGGTGTGGGGATCGAGTACGCTTACACCATGGTCCACAAAGCTTCGCCGGCCCGCAAAGTTCTGGCCTAG
- a CDS encoding MarR family transcriptional regulator encodes MSSKQDNTRNGLASEIGKRTSFNCPRQEAYLNLMRTHALLSTQVSRLLKEHGLTDPQYNALRILRGEGKPMQTYQIAERMISLQTDISRLVERMVTAGLVDRNRSEDDRRVVWVSLTEKGQSTLQELDAPINQLHDSQFQDLTEKELNSLSELLFRARK; translated from the coding sequence ATGAGCAGCAAACAAGACAACACGCGAAACGGATTGGCCAGCGAGATCGGCAAGCGAACTTCGTTCAACTGCCCTCGCCAGGAAGCCTATCTGAACCTGATGCGAACGCATGCCCTGCTTTCAACTCAGGTTTCGCGACTGCTCAAAGAGCACGGCCTGACCGACCCGCAATACAATGCCCTCCGCATTCTGCGTGGCGAAGGAAAGCCGATGCAAACCTATCAGATCGCGGAACGGATGATCTCGCTGCAGACGGACATCTCTCGGCTAGTCGAACGCATGGTGACTGCCGGGCTCGTCGATCGCAATCGCAGCGAAGACGATCGCCGAGTCGTGTGGGTCTCGCTCACCGAGAAGGGACAATCGACGCTCCAAGAGCTCGATGCTCCTATCAATCAACTGCACGATTCGCAATTCCAAGACCTGACAGAAAAGGAACTGAACTCGCTTAGCGAGCTGTTGTTTCGTGCTCGAAAATGA
- a CDS encoding antibiotic biosynthesis monooxygenase produces the protein MGQFHIAITHQAKPGKEVEYEAALREFAKKSLDEPGVSGVLLLAPVPGSLGKEYGILRTFDSQESCDAFYHSESYREFHRRTRPLVADDAKRHRLDGLEGFFRDPKTSPPRWKMFVVTWLGVFPSALLFSMTIPPMIGFMHDLLIRAIVNVAVVASLAWVIMPFLTKLFRPWLYPDGPKPVIQDFASTHRPLGIPEQEVVPS, from the coding sequence ATGGGCCAGTTTCATATCGCCATCACCCATCAGGCCAAGCCAGGTAAAGAAGTCGAATACGAAGCAGCGTTGCGCGAGTTCGCCAAGAAGTCGCTCGACGAGCCAGGCGTATCGGGTGTGTTGCTCCTCGCCCCTGTACCTGGGTCACTCGGCAAAGAGTATGGCATCCTTCGCACGTTCGACAGCCAGGAATCGTGCGATGCCTTCTACCACTCGGAAAGCTACCGAGAGTTCCATCGTCGCACGCGACCGTTGGTGGCCGATGATGCCAAGCGTCATCGGCTGGATGGGCTGGAAGGCTTCTTTCGCGATCCGAAGACCAGTCCACCGCGTTGGAAGATGTTTGTCGTGACCTGGCTGGGCGTCTTTCCGAGTGCCCTGCTCTTCTCGATGACGATCCCGCCGATGATCGGCTTCATGCATGACCTGCTGATCCGTGCGATCGTGAACGTGGCCGTTGTCGCTTCGCTGGCATGGGTGATCATGCCGTTTCTTACGAAGCTGTTCCGCCCATGGCTTTACCCAGACGGACCGAAGCCGGTGATTCAAGACTTCGCCAGCACGCATCGTCCGCTAGGAATTCCTGAGCAAGAAGTGGTTCCTAGCTAG